In Uranotaenia lowii strain MFRU-FL chromosome 2, ASM2978415v1, whole genome shotgun sequence, one genomic interval encodes:
- the LOC129749168 gene encoding RUS family member 1, protein MKIHFREQYGSTGEEILYVTPDNQDTVVRVNVKGERPKLRKRLSLKRFFQNLFLPVGYPDSVSSDYLAYQKWDTVQAFCSTISGTLTTHAILKGVGVGSDIVNPLSATVTWVLKDGMGHLGRILFAWWKGTELDIDSKKWRIRADILNDVAMGIDLFVLPYYPKLSTFILCATTTMKAIVGVAGGATRSALTQHHAIRGNLADVSSKDSAQETCVNLIASFVGLFLLTHVQNQRVVYGLFLFVTLLHIYANIKAVKSVCLRTFNEARYLIALEEYFKSGAMLSPVQVNRMERVTVGQTVSLTARVKIGCSARELAQYYRNCYDLENLIACFDSREKFLIAETRNYVGVYLHFSVKPLDVIKSYFYVASYLQDKSQLRDRYWEIQNKWNEFLNLAQCEGWNFQAHLLKTDEYRLDWRM, encoded by the exons ATGAAAATCCACTTCCGGGAGCAGTACGGTTCGACCGGGGAGGAAATCCTCTACGTGACACCCGACA ACCAGGACACGGTTGTCCGGGTGAACGTGAAAGGCGAACGACCGAAGCTCCGGAAGCGACTGAGTTTGAAGCGGTTCTTCCAGAATTTGTTCCTGCCCGTGGGATACCCGGATAGTGTTAGCAGCGACTATTTGGCCTACCAAAAGTGGGACACCGTTCAGGCGTTCTGCAGCACCATCAGTG GGACTCTTACAACTCATGCAATTCTGAAAGGCGTCGGTGTCGGTAGCGATATCGTTAATCCGCTATCGGCCACCGTAACTTGGGTCCTCAAGGATGGTATGGGTCATTTGGGACGAATTCTGTTCGCTTGGTGgaaagg aacggaACTGGACATCGATTCCAAAAAATGGCGCATCCGGGCAGATATCCTGAACGACGTGGCCATGGGAATCGATCTTTTTGTACTGCCATATTATCCGAAGCTTTCGACGTTCATTTTGTGTGCGACCACCACGATGAAAGCAATCGTCGGAGTTGCTGGTGGGGCTACGAGATCAGCCCTTACCCAGCACCATGCCATCCGTGGCAATCTAGCCGATGTTTCCTCAAAGGATTCCGCCCAAGAAACGTGTGTCAATTTGATCGCTTCttttgttggtttatttttgcTTACGCACGTGCAAAATCAAAG ggtCGTGTACGGATTGTTTCTTTTTGTGACACTCCTGCATATATACGCGAATATAAAAGCGGTCAAATCGGTTTGCTTACGTACATTCAACGAAGCTCGTTACCTGATTGCTCTTGAGGAATACTTCAAATCCGGGGCAATGCTTTCTCCAGTCCAGGTGAATCGAATGGAGCGAGTTACTGTTGGCCAAACGGTTTCTTTAACGGCACGGGTCAAGATAGGCTGCTCGGCCAGGGAGCTAGCCCAATACTATCGGAATTGTTACGATCTAGAGAATTTAATAGCCTGTTTCGATTCGcgagaaaagtttttaatagCCGAAACAAGAAATTACGTCGGAGTTTATTTGCATTTCTCGGTTAAGCCGCTGGACGTCATCAAGTCGTACTTTTACGTAGCATCCTATTTGCAGGATAAGAGCCAACTACGGGATCGTTACTGGGAGATTCAGAACAAGTGGAATGAGTTTTTGAATTTGGCTCAATGCGAAGGCTGG